From one Lotus japonicus ecotype B-129 chromosome 3, LjGifu_v1.2 genomic stretch:
- the LOC130744454 gene encoding uncharacterized protein LOC130744454, translating to MILCFGKITGWVEVWSLVLKWLGFHFVSPGAILDHFNQFVGTSCCSNKVGLALIWLAVVHQIWTGRNGVIFRGSIPDPVVLFDLIKSKAWEWLRAKNKRFLHSFSEWCMEPIACLSDM from the exons ATGATACTATGTTTTGGGAAGATAACTGGATGGGTGGAG GTTTGGTCATTGGTGCTTAAATGGTTGGGATTTCATTTTGTGTCTCCTGGCGCGATTTTAGACCATTTCAACCAATTTGTTGGGACTAGCTGCTGTTCAAACAAAGTTGGATTGGCATTAATCTGGCTAGCTGTGGTGCATCAGATTTGGACCGGGAGGAATGGAGTAATTTTTCGGGGTAGTATTCCTGATCCCGTTGTGTTGTTTGATTTGATCAAGAGTAAGGCCTGGGAGTGGTTAAGAGCAAAGAATAAGAGATTTCTTCATTCGTTCTCAGAGTGGTGTATGGAACCTATTGCCTGTTTATCTGATATGTAA